From Styela clava chromosome 6, kaStyClav1.hap1.2, whole genome shotgun sequence, one genomic window encodes:
- the LOC120331280 gene encoding uncharacterized protein LOC120331280, with translation MRWYCSTRDRDQNILRESHLILVFEAETFTNLVKVKGFFTIYIVQMAMETYTEDQDYKNCSVKNRKSENKAFKATKTWNTFVKSFGSQICCCRNRKNLKIYKECFTGSSAVTTMHKILKEMGNYENVSRSQGIKLLQKFMDQHIIEDINGKWLSEEFKDSGKLYRLAERECSNASKKWIENRSQNRSNSIHALVGRKVSVQIDKTQAHFRKSAKRFSTSSVARWNGRINLKNINTGQKTLSLNSKQSNATVLLSFSAE, from the exons ATGCGCTGGTATTGCAGCACTCGGGATAGAGATCAAAACATTTTGAGGGAATCACATCTTATTCTTGTTTTTGAAGCTGAAACTTTCACAAACTTGGTAAAGGTAAAAGGTTTTTTTACCATCTACATCGTTCAAATGGCCATGGAAACATATACTGAAGATCAAGATTACAAAAACTGCTCAGTCAAAAACagaaaatcagaaaacaaaGCTTTCAAAGCGACAAAAACCTGGAACACATTTGTCAAATCGTTTGGGTCACAAATATGTTGCTGCCGCAATCGGAAAAATCTTAAGATTTACAAAGAATGCTTCACCGGTTCATCAGCTGTTACCACAATGCATAAAATCCTGAAAGAAATGGGAAACTATGAGAATGTGTCAAGATCTCAG GGTATAAAACTGCTACAGAAATTCATGGATCAACATATTATAGAAGATATTAATGGAAAATGGTTATCGGAAGAATTCAAAGATTCGGGAAAATTATATAG attggCCGAACGCGAATGTTCGAATGCCAGCAAGAAATGGATCGAAAATCGATCACAGAATCGAAGTAATTCAATTCATGCATTAGTTGGAAGAAAAG TTTCCGTCCAGATAGACAAAACTCAAGCACATTTTCGAAAAAGTGCAAAAAGATTTTCAACCTCTTCTGTAGCACGATGGAATGGACgaataaatttgaagaatataAACACAGGGCAAAAAACATTATCTTTGAACTCAAAGCAGTCCAACGCAACAGTTCTTTTATCTTTTTCAGCAGAATGA
- the LOC144424305 gene encoding DEP domain-containing protein 1B-like, which yields MAMETYTEDQDYKNCSVKNRKSENKAFKATKTWNTFVKSFELQICCCRNRKNLKIYKECFTGSSAVTTMHKILKEMGNYENVSRSQGIKLLQNFMDQHIIEDINEKWLSEEFKDSGKLYRLAERECSNASKKWIENRSQNRSNSIHALVGRKVSVQIDKTQAHFRKSAKRFSISSVARWNGRIKI from the exons ATGGCCATGGAAACATATACTGAAGATCAAGATTACAAAAACTGCTCAGTCAAAAACagaaaatcagaaaacaaaGCTTTCAAAGCGACAAAAACCTGGAACACATTTGTCAAATCGTTTGAGTTACAAATATGTTGCTGCCGCAATCGGAAAAATCTTAAGATTTACAAAGAATGCTTCACCGGTTCATCAGCTGTTACCACAATGCATAAAATCCTGAAAGAAATGGGAAACTATGAGAATGTGTCAAGATCTCAG GGTATAAAACTGCTACAGAATTTCATGGATCAACATATTATAGAAGATATTAATGAAAAATGGTTATCGGAAGAATTCAAAGATTCGGGAAAATTATATAG attggCCGAACGCGAATGTTCGAATGCCAGCAAGAAATGGATCGAAAATCGATCACAGAATCGAAGTAATTCAATTCATGCATTAGTTGGAAGAAAAG TTTCCGTCCAGATAGACAAAACTCAAGCACATTTTCGAAAAAGTGCAAAAAGATTTTCAATCTCTTCTGTAGCACGATGGAATGGACGAATAAAGATTTGA